The following coding sequences lie in one Desertibacillus haloalkaliphilus genomic window:
- the odhB gene encoding 2-oxoglutarate dehydrogenase complex dihydrolipoyllysine-residue succinyltransferase, translated as MADIIVPELAESITEGTVAQWLKNPGDQVTKGEYIVELETDKVNVEITSDFSGVLQNVKKEAGETVTVGEVIATIEEGAEASELEQQADSEPQEKIEEAKTDSTEHEEESPQSEGKDENDPNGRPIASPAARKLARERGIDLEEVKPQDPLGRVRKHDVASHQEKPASSPTDHKPFASSQSQQQASDENNNKPVERIKMSRRRQTIANRLVDVQHQSAMLTTFNEVDMTAILNLRKRRKQAFQDEHGVKLGFMSFFTKAVVGALKKFPLLNAEIQGDEILLKHYYDIGVAVSADDGLVVPVIRDADRLDFAGIENEINDLAEKARDNKLKLNELQGGTFTITNGGVFGSLWSTPILNSPQVGILGMHKVQTRPVAIDDERMENRPMMYIALSYDHRIVDGKEAVSFLVKVKELLEDPESLLLNG; from the coding sequence ATGGCTGACATTATTGTACCAGAGTTAGCTGAATCGATTACGGAAGGCACGGTTGCACAGTGGCTTAAGAACCCTGGAGATCAAGTAACCAAAGGTGAATATATCGTTGAACTTGAAACTGACAAAGTCAATGTTGAAATTACATCTGATTTTTCTGGCGTATTACAAAATGTCAAGAAAGAAGCTGGTGAAACCGTGACTGTCGGTGAAGTTATCGCAACCATTGAAGAAGGAGCAGAGGCGAGCGAGCTTGAGCAACAAGCAGACAGTGAACCACAGGAAAAGATAGAAGAAGCGAAAACAGACAGTACAGAGCATGAAGAAGAGTCACCACAATCGGAAGGAAAAGATGAGAATGACCCAAACGGGCGTCCAATTGCTTCTCCTGCAGCGAGAAAACTCGCGCGTGAACGTGGGATTGACCTCGAAGAAGTGAAACCACAAGACCCATTAGGGAGGGTGAGAAAGCACGATGTCGCCTCTCATCAAGAGAAGCCAGCATCAAGTCCAACTGATCATAAGCCATTTGCAAGCAGTCAATCGCAACAACAAGCGAGCGATGAAAACAACAATAAGCCTGTGGAACGGATCAAGATGTCACGTCGTCGTCAAACGATCGCGAATCGTTTAGTTGATGTCCAACATCAATCAGCGATGTTAACAACGTTCAATGAAGTTGATATGACAGCGATCCTGAATTTACGAAAACGCCGCAAGCAAGCGTTTCAGGATGAACATGGGGTAAAACTTGGCTTTATGTCCTTTTTCACAAAGGCTGTTGTCGGAGCCCTTAAGAAATTTCCTTTACTTAATGCAGAAATACAGGGAGATGAAATTCTTCTAAAACATTACTATGATATCGGTGTCGCTGTGTCGGCTGACGATGGTCTTGTCGTTCCTGTTATCCGTGACGCTGACCGACTTGATTTTGCTGGCATTGAAAATGAAATTAATGACCTCGCCGAAAAGGCACGCGACAATAAATTAAAGCTTAACGAGTTACAAGGTGGAACCTTTACAATTACCAATGGCGGTGTATTTGGCTCACTTTGGTCAACACCGATCTTAAACAGTCCGCAAGTCGGAATTCTTGGCATGCATAAAGTTCAAACCCGACCAGTGGCGATTGATGATGAGAGAATGGAAAATCGACCAATGATGTATATTGCGCTTTCTTACGATCATCGTATTGTCGATGGCAAAGAAGCAGTTAGCTTTCTTGTCAAAGTAAAAGAACTACTAGAAGATCCGGAGTCATTGCTCTTAAACGGGTAA
- a CDS encoding NAD-dependent malic enzyme, with product MPKSNMTIILRLDIHKEQVSFGEIATIISQSGGDLIAIDVIKEEPKRTVRDISINLSSKKDQEHLIDAINELAGVTVRHVSDRTFLIHLGGKIEVASKRSIDNREELSHVYTPEVARVCMAIEENPTLAYNLTIKKNSVAVVTNGTAVLGLGKIKPEASLPVMEGKAMLFKQFANVDAYPLCLNSDDTEELIQMIKAFSPSFGGINLEDIASPQCFEIEERLKKELDIPVFHDDQHGTAIVVLAGILNALKVTNKNINDCKIVVCGIGAAGIAITKMLLTAGAKNVIGVDRHGALHRNETYESNIWNWYAEQTNPNQERGSLSDVIIGADVFIGVSAPDILDVEDVKNMAEEPIVFALANPNPEISPELAKPFVKVMATGRSDYPNQVNNVLCFPGIFRGILDCRASDINEEMKLAAAKAIAATIDEDELNEDYIIPGVFNSQVVPNIREAVIEAGYKTGVAKRETN from the coding sequence ATGCCTAAATCCAACATGACGATCATTTTGCGGTTGGACATACATAAGGAACAAGTTTCATTTGGAGAAATTGCAACAATCATTAGCCAATCGGGTGGTGATTTGATTGCAATTGATGTGATCAAAGAAGAACCGAAACGAACCGTCCGGGATATCAGCATCAATCTCAGTAGTAAAAAAGATCAAGAACATTTGATTGATGCCATAAATGAATTAGCTGGTGTCACCGTTCGGCACGTATCTGACCGAACGTTTTTAATTCATTTGGGTGGGAAAATTGAGGTTGCATCAAAACGTTCTATTGATAATCGTGAAGAACTATCTCACGTCTACACCCCAGAAGTTGCGAGAGTCTGTATGGCGATTGAAGAAAATCCTACGCTTGCGTACAATTTAACGATTAAGAAAAATTCAGTCGCTGTAGTCACCAATGGTACAGCTGTATTAGGATTAGGGAAAATCAAACCAGAGGCCTCGCTTCCTGTGATGGAAGGAAAGGCGATGTTGTTTAAACAGTTTGCGAATGTCGATGCATACCCGCTTTGTTTAAATTCAGATGACACCGAAGAATTGATTCAAATGATAAAAGCATTTAGCCCTTCGTTCGGCGGGATTAATTTAGAGGATATCGCTTCACCTCAGTGCTTTGAGATTGAAGAACGGTTAAAAAAAGAACTAGATATTCCAGTCTTTCATGATGATCAGCACGGGACAGCCATTGTTGTGCTTGCAGGTATACTTAACGCATTAAAAGTTACAAACAAGAACATCAACGATTGCAAAATCGTTGTTTGTGGTATCGGTGCCGCTGGTATTGCAATTACGAAAATGCTGTTAACCGCTGGAGCAAAAAATGTCATTGGGGTGGACCGTCATGGTGCCTTACACCGCAATGAAACATACGAGAGCAATATTTGGAATTGGTATGCTGAACAGACGAACCCAAATCAAGAACGTGGCTCACTATCAGATGTGATCATAGGGGCAGATGTTTTTATCGGTGTTTCTGCGCCTGATATTCTTGATGTAGAGGACGTTAAAAACATGGCCGAGGAGCCGATTGTGTTTGCGCTTGCCAATCCGAATCCTGAGATTTCACCAGAACTAGCGAAACCATTCGTTAAAGTGATGGCGACAGGGAGGTCAGATTATCCGAACCAAGTCAATAATGTCTTATGTTTCCCGGGAATCTTTCGAGGGATCCTCGATTGCAGAGCATCAGATATCAACGAAGAAATGAAGCTAGCTGCAGCCAAGGCAATTGCAGCGACGATTGATGAGGATGAATTGAATGAAGATTATATCATCCCAGGTGTATTCAACAGTCAGGTTGTGCCTAACATTCGGGAAGCAGTTATTGAAGCAGGCTATAAAACGGGCGTTGCCAAGAGGGAAACGAATTAA
- a CDS encoding Glu/Leu/Phe/Val family dehydrogenase, protein MKDIKDKVEADITTHDKNPYEIVKELLKHSISELGFDENIYHILKKPMRVLEVSIPVRMDNGDIRNFTGYRSQHLDILGPTKGGIRFHPNVDVDEVKALSIWMSLKAAILDLPLGGGKGGVIVNPRELSERELEELSRMYIRKITPIIGPEKDVPAPDVNTNPEVMGWMIDEYDTLRGYNIPGMLTGKPIILGGSQGRLAATGRGVVLMVREAARFLGMDLRQCTASLQGFGNVGSMTAKFLDELGVKIVAVTDANGGIYDGNGLDIPDLLAFVKDGRSVTEYTKAKPLNNQDLFSLPVDIFVPAAIENQITKETAPLIQAKIVAEAANGPTTPEGDKILEEKDIFVIPDILCNAGGVTVSYFEWVQNAMNYYWKEEEVNQKLEERMVSGFENVLRMRQQQKSRMRKAAYMVGIQHLVKAFKARGWIKNADLTK, encoded by the coding sequence ATGAAGGACATCAAAGACAAAGTCGAAGCAGATATTACGACTCACGATAAAAACCCATATGAAATTGTGAAAGAGCTATTAAAACATTCCATTTCTGAACTTGGTTTCGATGAGAACATTTATCATATCTTAAAAAAGCCGATGAGAGTTCTAGAGGTCTCCATCCCTGTACGTATGGATAATGGGGACATTCGGAATTTTACAGGCTATCGTTCACAGCACTTAGATATCCTTGGTCCAACTAAAGGTGGCATCCGCTTTCATCCGAACGTTGACGTTGATGAAGTCAAAGCACTATCGATTTGGATGTCACTAAAAGCCGCGATTTTAGACCTTCCCCTTGGCGGCGGTAAGGGTGGTGTCATCGTTAATCCAAGAGAGTTATCTGAGCGCGAATTAGAAGAATTAAGTCGGATGTACATCCGCAAAATCACTCCAATCATTGGCCCTGAAAAAGACGTACCCGCCCCTGATGTAAATACAAACCCAGAGGTGATGGGCTGGATGATTGATGAGTACGATACCTTACGCGGCTACAATATTCCGGGAATGCTAACTGGTAAACCAATCATTTTAGGTGGTTCACAAGGCAGATTAGCAGCGACAGGACGCGGAGTCGTATTAATGGTCCGAGAAGCTGCTCGATTTTTAGGTATGGATTTACGCCAATGTACCGCGTCCCTACAAGGTTTCGGAAATGTCGGCAGTATGACGGCAAAGTTTTTAGATGAATTAGGTGTAAAGATCGTTGCCGTAACGGATGCTAACGGCGGCATTTACGACGGGAATGGCTTAGATATTCCTGATTTACTAGCGTTTGTAAAAGATGGCCGCAGCGTAACAGAGTATACAAAAGCGAAACCATTAAATAATCAGGACTTGTTTAGTTTGCCAGTTGATATCTTTGTCCCAGCTGCGATTGAGAATCAAATTACAAAAGAAACGGCTCCTCTCATTCAAGCCAAAATTGTAGCTGAAGCTGCTAATGGTCCAACAACCCCTGAGGGAGATAAAATCCTTGAAGAAAAAGATATTTTTGTGATTCCGGATATTTTATGTAATGCAGGTGGTGTAACGGTTTCTTACTTCGAATGGGTTCAAAATGCGATGAATTATTATTGGAAGGAAGAAGAAGTCAACCAAAAGCTTGAAGAGCGGATGGTATCAGGGTTTGAAAATGTATTACGGATGAGACAGCAACAAAAAAGCCGCATGAGAAAAGCGGCTTATATGGTCGGCATTCAGCACCTTGTAAAAGCCTTTAAAGCGAGAGGTTGGATTAAGAATGCTGATTTAACAAAATAA